One Dysidea avara chromosome 7, odDysAvar1.4, whole genome shotgun sequence genomic region harbors:
- the LOC136262348 gene encoding tRNA (guanine-N(7)-)-methyltransferase non-catalytic subunit wdr4-like isoform X2 — MNCCLLFDWVAFTTAQSNVLLMNKRNDEMKILECGNDHVVCIKCSQSRKLFATCSNSKVLKIWDTSSFQCCGTRVVSKSVTAICFTQDDSLILVADKTGDVHSYSTDDIGKEGTFLLGHLSMLLDMVITMDQKYVITADRDEKIRISHFPNAYNIKAYCLGHTDFISCLLQCIHYEHVLISGSGDGTVKTWDFEHGRLLHTEFCSSPRTIGVKPNPVSCVAGLSTKPFIAVAIESDPNVTVYEIRSDGILTTNCSVTLEASPFSICFDNSSCLWMCQADEVNHLVCFDWIEDSTSWRRITNNDNSTLKKCNEWYNSQDQHV, encoded by the exons ATGAATTGCTGTCTACTGTTCGATTGGGTTGCTTTCACCACGGCTCAGTCCAATGTACTACTAATGAACAAAAG AAATGATGAGATGAAAATTCTGGAATGTGGGAACGaccatgttgtgtgtataaaatGTAGTCAGTCAAGAAAATTATTTGCTACTTGCTCTAACAGTAAAGTGTTAAAGATTTGGGATACATCAAGTTTCCAGTGCTGTGGAACAAG GGTGGTATCTAAAAGTGTTACAGCAATCTGTTTTACACAAGATGATTCCCTTATTTTGGTTGCAGATAAAACTGGAGATGTTCACAG TTATTCCACTGATGACATAGGCAAGGAAGGTACATTTTTGCTCGGTCACTTATCCATGTTGTTAGATATG GTGATCACCATGGATCAGAAATATGTTATTACAGCTGATCGTGATGAGAAAATCAGGATCAGTCATTTTCCTAATGCTTATAACATTAAAGCATATTGTCTTGGACACACTGA CTTTATCAGCTGTTTACTACAATGTATCCATTATGAACATGTACTCATATCAGGATCTGGA GATGGCACTGTAAAGACTTGGGATTTTGAACATGGGAGATTACTACATACAGAATTCTGCTCATCACCAAGAACCATCGGTGTG AAGCCAAATCCTGTGTCATGTGttgctggtctctctacaaagCCTTTCATTGCTGTTGCTATAGAAAG TGATCCAAATGTTACTGTATACGAGATCCGATCAGATGGAATACTAACAACTAATTGTTCTGTGACACTTGAAGCAAGTCCTTTCAGCATTTGTTTTGATAATTCTTCTTGTCTTTGGATGTGTCAAGCTGATGAAGTAAACCATCTTGTTTGTTTTGATTGGATTGAGGATAGTACCTCA TGGAGAAGGATCACTAATAATGATAATAGTACTTTAAAGAAATGCAATGAATGGTACAACAGTCAAG aCCAACATGTCTAG
- the LOC136262348 gene encoding tRNA (guanine-N(7)-)-methyltransferase non-catalytic subunit wdr4-like isoform X1, whose amino-acid sequence MNCCLLFDWVAFTTAQSNVLLMNKRNDEMKILECGNDHVVCIKCSQSRKLFATCSNSKVLKIWDTSSFQCCGTRVVSKSVTAICFTQDDSLILVADKTGDVHSYSTDDIGKEGTFLLGHLSMLLDMVITMDQKYVITADRDEKIRISHFPNAYNIKAYCLGHTDFISCLLQCIHYEHVLISGSGDGTVKTWDFEHGRLLHTEFCSSPRTIGVKPNPVSCVAGLSTKPFIAVAIESDPNVTVYEIRSDGILTTNCSVTLEASPFSICFDNSSCLWMCQADEVNHLVCFDWIEDSTSWRRITNNDNSTLKKCNEWYNSQGAYCKERKLSVLRKQEIDNVSTYMKVKEERIAATEKRY is encoded by the exons ATGAATTGCTGTCTACTGTTCGATTGGGTTGCTTTCACCACGGCTCAGTCCAATGTACTACTAATGAACAAAAG AAATGATGAGATGAAAATTCTGGAATGTGGGAACGaccatgttgtgtgtataaaatGTAGTCAGTCAAGAAAATTATTTGCTACTTGCTCTAACAGTAAAGTGTTAAAGATTTGGGATACATCAAGTTTCCAGTGCTGTGGAACAAG GGTGGTATCTAAAAGTGTTACAGCAATCTGTTTTACACAAGATGATTCCCTTATTTTGGTTGCAGATAAAACTGGAGATGTTCACAG TTATTCCACTGATGACATAGGCAAGGAAGGTACATTTTTGCTCGGTCACTTATCCATGTTGTTAGATATG GTGATCACCATGGATCAGAAATATGTTATTACAGCTGATCGTGATGAGAAAATCAGGATCAGTCATTTTCCTAATGCTTATAACATTAAAGCATATTGTCTTGGACACACTGA CTTTATCAGCTGTTTACTACAATGTATCCATTATGAACATGTACTCATATCAGGATCTGGA GATGGCACTGTAAAGACTTGGGATTTTGAACATGGGAGATTACTACATACAGAATTCTGCTCATCACCAAGAACCATCGGTGTG AAGCCAAATCCTGTGTCATGTGttgctggtctctctacaaagCCTTTCATTGCTGTTGCTATAGAAAG TGATCCAAATGTTACTGTATACGAGATCCGATCAGATGGAATACTAACAACTAATTGTTCTGTGACACTTGAAGCAAGTCCTTTCAGCATTTGTTTTGATAATTCTTCTTGTCTTTGGATGTGTCAAGCTGATGAAGTAAACCATCTTGTTTGTTTTGATTGGATTGAGGATAGTACCTCA TGGAGAAGGATCACTAATAATGATAATAGTACTTTAAAGAAATGCAATGAATGGTACAACAGTCAAG GTGCATATTGTAAGGAGAGAAAGCTTTCTGTGTTACGTAAACAAGAAATAGACAATGTCTCGACTTATATGAAGGTGAAAGAAGAGAGAATAGCTGCAACTGAAAAACGATACTGA
- the LOC136262345 gene encoding tripartite motif-containing protein 2-like, which translates to MAAERMKKVAGLLNCPVCYEVYKKPKYLPCHHSYCEGCTEKLQTGSNIVCPECRETSAVPARGVKELPNNFFINRLLDEVDLKRKVEGEDEAKCDMCVDEEKAVALCLDCIMFLCEYCHEFHEKTKENRNHNIAELVELHSKKKQVDVRPKVKSMLCPDHDLEMNFFCETCDQLVCHYCITIEHTGHVHNSVKVMASKHRKEMEKMIEPVEEMITKLSTSREKVVAAEKKITLLTTEVDQQIDLYYDELHQRLEQQREELKNKLRELSTKKKKGISLQLEQIDLAEAQLLSVKELNDAVKNGSDQEALFVKKQVGDDVKRLTDSYSKLETEPVELPTMKFAPAKKYKESFPQFAQLFDDVAVPDNCEVTGVPAQPVVAGNKIDFTIITKNRDNECCSKGGSNIIVQAQSSRGGDVVPVEVEDNNDGSYSASFVTKQVGEVKLSITIEGNHIKGSPYTIMVCHDYKTVNKPRKIVNDNGKMRSPQGIACGKDRIWAVANDVYHCVYIFDSQDKLIRTLGQYGQYGTGNGQFQNPRGLSFDANNHLYVAEFSNNRVQKFDVNGTYLLQFGHYGTGNGQLSNPLGILVHNDKVFVAEYSYRRVSVFHLNGQFSHIIGSGQLSYPHDVAVTTNNRLLVADYNNSRIVRFTLDGTCVDQFGNGHLSLPAALTTDMRGFILVSEDGNHRVSVFDKDGVFLHSFGSNGSAEVQFSNPRGIAVSPNNEIYVADYSNGRVQIF; encoded by the coding sequence ATGGCTGCAGAGCGTATGAAGAAGGTAGCAGGTCTCCTGAATTGCCCGGTGTGTTACGAAGTGTACAAGAAACCCAAATATCTTCCTTGTCATCACTCTTACTGTGAAGGATGTACGGAGAAACTACAAACAGGTTCTAACATTGTTTGCCCAGAATGTAGGGAAACGAGTGCAGTGCCTGCAAGAGGTGTGAAGGAATTACCAAACAATTTCTTCATTAATCGTCTACTAGATGAAGTTGATTTGAAGCGTAAAGTTGAGGGAGAAGATGAAGCAAAATGCGACATGTGTGTTGATGAAGAGAAAGCAGTAGCTTTGTGTCTTGACTGCATCATGTTTCTCTGTGAGTATTGCCATGAGTTCCACGAAAAGACTAAAGAGAATCGAAACCACAACATTGCTGAGCTGGTGGAATTGCATTCaaagaagaaacaagttgacGTCCGACCCAAAGTGAAGTCCATGTTGTGCCCTGACCATGATCTGGAAATGAATTTCTTCTGTGAGACATGTGACCAGCTTGTGTGTCACTACTGTATTACCATTGAGCACACTGGACATGTGCATAATTCTGTGAAAGTGATGGCCAGCAAACACAGGAAGGAAATGGAGAAGATGATCGAACCAGTTGAGGAAATGATCACCAAATTGTCTACCTCGCGTGAGAAGGTGGTAGCTGCTGAGAAGAAGATTACATTACTGACCACTGAAGTTGATCAACAGATCGACTTGTATTATGATGAACTACACCAACGACTAGAACAACAAAGAGAAGAGCTGAAGAACAAGTTACGAGAGCTGTcaacaaagaagaaaaaaggaATCTCATTACAGTTGGAACAAATAGATCTTGCAGAAGCACAATTGCTAAGTGTGAAGGAGCTAAATgatgcagtgaagaatggtTCAGACCAGGAAGCATTGTTCGTGAAGAAACAAGTAGGAGATGATGTAAAGAGACTAACTGATTCATACAGCAAGTTGGAGACTGAACCAGTTGAGTTGCCTACAATGAAGTTTGCTCCTGCAAAGAAGTACAAAGAGTCATTTCCACAGTTTGCCCAATTGTTTGATGATGTTGCCGTACCAGATAATTGTGAAGTCACTGGTGTTCCTGCACAACCAGTTGTGGCTGGTAACAAAATTGATTTTACCATCATCACTAAGAACCGTGATAATGAATGTTGTTCCAAGGGAGgtagtaacattattgtacAGGCACAATCAAGCAGGGGAGGAGATGTTGTTCCAGTAGAAGTGGAGGATAACAATGATGGAAGCTACTCTGCATCTTTTGTAACCAAACAAGTTGGAGAAGTGAAGTTGTCAATTACCATTGAAGGGAATCATATTAAAGGAAGCCCCTACACTATTATGGTGTGCCATGATTACAAAACTGTGAACAAGCCCAGGAAGATCGTCAATGATAATGGCAAGATGCGTAGTCCACAGGGTATTGCATGTGGTAAGGATAGAATATGGGCAGTGGCTAACGATGTATACCACTGTGTTTACATATTTGATAGTCAAGACAAGTTAATCAGAACACTTGGACAATATGGGCAATATGGAACTGGCAATGGTCAATTTCAAAACCCACGGGGACTATCATTTGATGCCAACAATCACTTGTATGTGGCTGAATTTAGTAACAACAGGGTACAGAAGTTTGATGTTAATGGTACATACTTGCTGCAGTTTGGACACTATGGAACTGGCAATGGACAACTGAGTAATCCACTAGGTATTTTAGTCCACAATGATAAAGTATTTGTTGCTGAATACAGTTATCGTCGTGTCTCGGTGTTCCACCTCAATGGTCAGTTCAGTCACATTATTGGGTCAGGACAGTTGAGTTACCCCCATGATGTAGCAGTCACTACTAATAACCGGTTACTTGTTGCTGATTATAACAACAGTCGCATCGTTAGGTTTACACTTGATGGTACATGTGTGGACCAGTTTGGTAATGGTCACTTGAGCCTCCCTGCTGCACTTACCACTGATATGCGTGGCTTTATCCTTGTTAGTGAAGATGGTAATCATCGTGTATCAGTCTTTGACAAAGATGGAGTGTTCTTACACAGCTTTGGGTCCAATGGTTCTGCTGAAGTTCAATTTTCCAACCCACGTGGAATAGCTGTTAGTCCTAACAATGAAATATATGTTGCTGACTATAGCAACGGAAGAGTTCAAATATTTTAA
- the LOC136262344 gene encoding tripartite motif-containing protein 2-like — protein MAAERMKKVAGLLNCPVCYEVYKKPKYLPCHHSYCERCTEKLQTGSNIVCPECRETSAVPARGVKELPNNFFINRLLDEVDLKRKVEGEDEAKCDMCVDEGKAVALCLDCIMFLCEYCHEFHKKTKENRNHNITELVELHSKKKQVDVRPKVKSMFCPDHDLEMKFFCETCDQLVCHYCITIEHTGHVHNSVKVMASKHREEMEKMIEPVEEMITKLSTSREKVVAAEKKITLLTTEVDQQIDLYYDELHQRLEQQREELKNKLRELSTKKKKGISLQLEQIDLAEAQLLSVKELNDAVKNGSDQEALFVKKQVGDDVKRLTDSYSKLETEPVELPTMEFAPSKKYKESFPQFAQLFDDVAIPDNCEVTGVPAQPVVAGSKIDFTIITKNHNNERCSNGGRHILGQAQSSRGGDVVPVEVEDNNDGSYSASLSTKQVGEVKLSITIKENHIKGSPYTIMVYRDYKTVNKPRKIVNDDGKMGCPWDIAFGKDGVWVVADNNYHCVYLFDSQDKLIRTLGQYGKYGSGNGQFQNPRGLSFDANNHLYVADFSNNRVQKFDVNGTYLLQFGHSGTGNGQLSNPQGVVVHNDKEFVAEYSNHRVSVFHLNGQFSHIIGSGQLKYPWDVAVTTNNQLLVADYNNSCIVRFTLDGTYVGQFGNGHLSYPAGLTTDMCGFILVSECGNHRVSVFDKDGVFLHSFGSNGSAEGQFSNPYGIVVSPNNEIYVADCNNRRVQIF, from the coding sequence atggctGCAGAGCGTATGAAGAAGGTAGCAGGTCTCCTGAATTGCCCGGTGTGTTACGAAGTGTATAAGAAGCCCAAATACCTTCCTTGTCATCACTCTTACTGTGAAAGATGTACGGAGAAACTACAAACTGGTTCTAACATTGTTTGTCCAGAATGTAGGGAAACGAGTGCAGTGCCTGCAAGAGGTGTGAAGGAATTACCAAACAATTTCTTCATTAATCGTCTACTAGATGAAGTTGATTTGAAGCGTAAAGTTGAGGGAGAAGATGAAGCAAAATGCGACATGTGTGTTGATGAAGGGAAAGCGGTAGCTTTGTGTCTTGACTGCATCATGTTTCTCTGTGAGTACTGCCATGAGTTCCACAAAAAGACTAAAGAGAATCGAAACCACAACATTACCGAGCTGGTGGAATTGCATTCaaagaagaaacaagttgacGTCCGACCCAAAGTGAAGTCCATGTTTTGCCCTGACCATGATCTAGAGATGAAGTTCTTCTGTGAGACATGTGACCAGCTTGTGTGTCACTACTGTATCACCATTGAGCACACTGGACATGTGCATAATTCTGTGAAAGTGATGGCCAGCAAACACAGGGAGGAAATGGAGAAGATGATTGAACCAGTTGAGGAAATGATCACCAAATTGTCTACCTCACGTGAGAAGGTGGTAGCTGCTGAGAAAAAGATTACATTACTGACCACTGAAGTTGATCAACAGATTGACTTGTATTATGATGAATTACACCAACGACTAGAACAACAAAGAGAAGAGCTGAAGAACAAGTTACGAGAGCTGTcaacaaagaagaaaaaaggaATCTCATTACAGTTGGAACAAATAGATCTTGCAGAAGCGCAATTGCTAAGTGTGAAGGAGCTAAATgatgcagtgaagaatggtTCAGACCAGGAAGCATTGTTCGTGAAGAAACAAGTAGGAGATGATGTAAAGAGACTAACTGATTCATACAGCAAGTTGGAAACTGAACCAGTTGAGTTGCCTACAATGGAGTTTGCTCCTTCAAAGAAGTACAAAGAGTCATTTCCACAGTTTGCCCAATTGTTTGATGATGTTGCCATACCAGACAATTGTGAAGTCACTGGTGTTCCTGCACAACCAGTTGTGGCTGGTAGCAAAATTGATTTTACCATCATCACTAAGAATCACAACAATGAACGTTGTTCCAATGGAGGTAGACACATTCTTGGACAGGCACAATCAAGCAGGGGAGGAGATGTTGTTCCAGTAGAAGTGGAGGATAACAATGATGGAAGCTACTCTGCATCTCTTTCAACCAAACAAGTTGGAGAAGTGAAGTTGTCAATTACCATTAAAGAGAATCATATTAAAGGAAGCCCCTACACTATTATGGTGTACCGTGATTACAAAACTGTGAACAAGCCCAGGAAGATAGTGAATGATGATGGCAAGATGGGTTGTCCATGGGATATTGCATTTGGTAAGGATGGAGTATGGGTAGTGGCTGACAATAACTACCACTGTGTTTACTTATTTGATAGTCAAGACAAGTTGATCAGAACACTTGGACAATATGGGAAATATGGATCTGGCAATGGTCAATTTCAAAACCCACGAGGACTATCATTTGATGCCAACAATCACTTGTATGTGGCTGATTTCAGTAACAACAGAGTACAGAAGTTTGATGTTAATGGTACATACTTGCTACAGTTTGGACACTCTGGAACTGGCAATGGTCAACTGAGTAATCCACAAGGTGTTGTAGTCCACAATGATAAAGAGTTTGTTGCTGAATACAGTAATCATCGTGTCTCGGTGTTCCACCTCAATGGTCAGTTCAGTCACATTATTGGATCAGGACAGTTGAAGTACCCCTGGGATGTAGCAGTCACTACTAATAACCAGTTACTTGTTGCTGATTATAACAACAGTTGCATCGTTAGGTTTACACTTGATGGTACATATGTGGGCCAGTTTGGTAATGGTCACTTGAGCTACCCTGCTGGACTTACCACTGATATGTGTGGCTTCATCCTTGTTAGTGAATGTGGTAATCATCGTGTATCAGTCTTTGACAAAGATGGAGTGTTCTTACACAGCTTTGGGTCCAATGGTTCTGCTGAAGGTCAATTTTCTAACCCATATGGAATAGTTGTTAGTCCTAACAATGAAATATATGTTGCTGACTGTAACAACAGAAGAgttcaaatattttaa